In the Candidatus Rhodoblastus alkanivorans genome, one interval contains:
- a CDS encoding tRNA nucleotidyltransferase yields MPPLLNEIVQTDPALGILRHAALLAEAEGAPDDEELDLLYRQTDAGFLLDLAPARVWPELARGLMGSAPAKMLGNLRECGALEQILPEVEALFGVPLLSDQPGEVDLGEHVLASLDEASFCEAPLAVRFALLTMHVGKADSPKEHLPVHYKHIERGCPRVEAIAARFAAPADCRELALTALAESERVHRVSKMRAGPVALMLERLGAFDAPDVFARLMTVCACDYRAFPGRTRAPYPKAALLETARAACADIRDDGTEATREARAIAIARAFQSLRWADED; encoded by the coding sequence ATGCCCCCGCTCTTGAATGAAATTGTCCAGACTGACCCCGCGCTCGGCATTCTGCGGCACGCCGCGCTGCTCGCGGAAGCCGAAGGCGCCCCGGATGACGAGGAACTCGACCTGCTCTACAGGCAGACCGACGCCGGATTTCTGCTCGACCTTGCGCCGGCGCGAGTCTGGCCGGAACTGGCGCGCGGGTTGATGGGGTCCGCGCCGGCGAAAATGTTGGGCAATTTGCGCGAATGCGGCGCGCTGGAGCAAATCTTGCCGGAGGTCGAGGCTCTGTTTGGCGTGCCCTTGCTGTCCGACCAGCCGGGCGAGGTCGATCTCGGCGAACACGTTCTCGCGTCGCTGGATGAAGCTTCTTTTTGTGAGGCGCCGCTCGCCGTGCGCTTCGCCTTGCTGACGATGCATGTCGGCAAGGCCGATTCGCCGAAGGAGCATCTTCCCGTCCATTACAAGCACATCGAGCGCGGTTGTCCGCGCGTCGAGGCGATCGCCGCGCGCTTCGCCGCGCCGGCGGACTGCCGCGAACTGGCGCTGACGGCGCTGGCGGAAAGCGAAAGGGTGCATCGCGTGTCGAAAATGCGCGCCGGCCCGGTCGCCCTGATGCTGGAGCGGCTCGGCGCCTTCGACGCGCCGGACGTCTTCGCGCGGCTGATGACGGTCTGCGCCTGCGATTATCGCGCCTTTCCCGGTCGCACGCGCGCGCCATATCCCAAGGCCGCGCTGCTGGAGACCGCCCGCGCCGCCTGCGCCGACATCAGGGACGACGGGACCGAGGCGACGCGCGAGGCCCGCGCCATCGCCATTGCGCGGGCCTTTCAATCGCTGCGCTGGGCGGACGAGGACTGA
- a CDS encoding efflux transporter outer membrane subunit, protein MNQYRGMSRPSRRRSGAPPCRRFARLPALLLLAPLAACSVGPKFVAPDAPLGLKWREARNPAVKTRREDYRNWWTAFRDPTLNRLVLIAYDQNLTLMETGARVLKARAILGQAIGEVYPQSQQLNGSGDYIKLPRTDASTNPSNAIGNNFWRVDLGGQVAWEIDLWGKFRHGVESADAAYLASIATYDDVLVTLIGDVANDYIAVRTLQAQIAIAKANVIKQREALDIAQARYKGGATSELDVFQAKNVLAQTEAAIPQYSAQLQKQENALCVLLGEPPQTIDSLLNRSRGIPAPPATVAVGIPADLLRRRPDVRAAELKAVAQGAQVGIAEADLYPAFTLGGAFGTLASTANGATLKPLFTQPSLTFAFGPSFSWPILNYGQITNNVRAQDAELQALLINYKNTVLKAQREVEDGLSGFLQGRHQVVLLKQSVAAASSALTVALAQYQLGTRDFTTVLTAEQNLYQAQNNLVAAEGNVSVSLTMAYRALGGGWQIRWGRDFVTASVANEMRSRTNWGELLPPAGKKAPATPGLPGPSDLGPTVRPPQW, encoded by the coding sequence ATGAACCAGTATCGCGGCATGTCCCGGCCCTCGCGCCGACGGTCCGGCGCGCCGCCCTGCCGCCGGTTCGCTCGGCTTCCCGCCCTGCTCCTGCTCGCGCCGCTCGCCGCCTGTTCGGTCGGGCCGAAATTCGTCGCGCCGGACGCGCCGCTCGGCCTGAAATGGCGCGAGGCGCGCAATCCTGCCGTGAAAACCCGCCGCGAGGACTACCGCAACTGGTGGACGGCCTTCCGCGACCCGACCCTGAACCGCCTGGTCCTGATCGCCTATGACCAGAACCTGACGCTGATGGAGACCGGCGCCCGCGTGCTCAAGGCCCGCGCGATTTTGGGCCAGGCCATCGGCGAGGTCTATCCGCAAAGCCAGCAACTCAACGGCTCGGGCGATTACATCAAGCTTCCGCGCACGGACGCCTCCACCAACCCCAGCAATGCGATCGGCAACAATTTCTGGCGCGTCGATCTCGGCGGCCAGGTCGCGTGGGAGATCGACCTTTGGGGCAAGTTCCGGCACGGGGTCGAATCGGCCGACGCCGCCTATCTCGCCTCGATCGCTACTTACGACGACGTGCTGGTTACTTTGATCGGCGACGTCGCCAATGATTATATCGCGGTCCGCACCCTGCAGGCGCAGATCGCCATCGCCAAGGCGAACGTAATCAAGCAAAGGGAGGCGCTGGACATAGCGCAGGCCCGCTACAAGGGCGGCGCCACTTCCGAACTCGACGTCTTCCAGGCCAAAAACGTCCTCGCGCAGACCGAGGCCGCGATACCGCAATACAGCGCCCAATTGCAGAAGCAGGAGAACGCCCTGTGCGTCCTGCTCGGCGAGCCGCCGCAGACCATTGACAGTCTGCTCAACCGCTCGCGCGGGATTCCCGCGCCGCCCGCGACCGTCGCGGTCGGCATTCCGGCCGATCTCCTGCGCCGCCGCCCGGACGTGCGCGCGGCCGAGCTGAAGGCGGTCGCGCAAGGAGCGCAGGTCGGCATCGCCGAGGCGGATCTCTATCCCGCCTTCACCCTGGGCGGCGCGTTCGGCACGCTCGCGAGCACCGCGAACGGCGCAACCCTCAAGCCCTTGTTCACCCAGCCGAGCCTCACCTTCGCCTTCGGCCCGTCCTTCAGCTGGCCGATCCTGAATTACGGCCAGATCACCAACAACGTCCGCGCCCAGGACGCCGAATTGCAGGCGCTGCTGATCAATTACAAGAACACCGTGCTCAAGGCGCAGCGCGAGGTCGAGGATGGATTGAGCGGCTTCCTCCAGGGCCGCCATCAGGTCGTCCTGCTCAAACAGAGCGTCGCGGCCGCCAGCAGCGCCCTCACCGTGGCGCTCGCCCAGTACCAGCTCGGCACGCGCGACTTCACCACCGTGCTGACAGCCGAGCAGAATCTCTATCAGGCGCAGAACAATCTGGTCGCGGCCGAAGGCAATGTTTCGGTCAGCCTGACCATGGCCTATCGCGCGCTCGGCGGCGGCTGGCAGATCCGCTGGGGCCGCGATTTCGTCACCGCCTCGGTCGCCAACGAAATGCGCTCCCGCACCAATTGGGGCGAACTGCTCCCGCCCGCCGGCAAAAAGGCGCCGGCGACGCCCGGGCTTCCCGGCCCGTCTGACCTCGGACCGACTGTGAGGCCGCCGCAATGGTGA
- a CDS encoding NAD(P)/FAD-dependent oxidoreductase — MDFDAVVIGAGVVGLAVARQFADAGREALVLEAEKTIGVHTSSRNSEVIHAGLYYPENSLKARLCVEGRKMLYAFCAERGVPAQRLGKLIVATDERQIPKLEALHRRGIANGVDDLVPLSREEARRLEPEVECVAALLSPSTGIVDSHALMLALQGDAEAKGAQFVFQTRVTGIAPQGDGYQVRTAGGDTVSCAAVVNCAGHGAHEIARRIETYPADLIPPRFMAKGNYFTVSGRTPFSHLIYPMPVEGGLGVHVTLDLGGRMRLGPDVQWVDELDYTPMSGQEEEFREAVMRYWPGIEKREIASAYCGIRPKITGPGADNADFRIDGPELHGMANLVNFFGIESPGLTSSLALAEHAANRLFER, encoded by the coding sequence ATGGATTTCGATGCGGTCGTCATAGGCGCCGGCGTGGTCGGGCTCGCGGTCGCCCGCCAATTCGCGGATGCGGGACGCGAGGCTCTCGTCCTCGAAGCGGAAAAGACCATCGGCGTCCATACCTCGTCGCGCAATTCCGAAGTCATCCACGCCGGCCTCTATTATCCCGAGAACAGCCTCAAGGCGCGCCTATGCGTCGAGGGTCGCAAGATGCTTTACGCTTTTTGCGCCGAGCGCGGCGTTCCGGCGCAGCGCCTCGGCAAGCTCATCGTCGCGACCGACGAAAGACAGATTCCCAAGCTCGAAGCCCTGCATCGGCGCGGAATCGCCAATGGCGTGGACGATCTCGTCCCGCTCAGCCGGGAGGAGGCCCGCCGCCTCGAACCCGAGGTCGAATGCGTCGCCGCTTTGCTGTCACCTTCGACCGGAATCGTCGACAGCCACGCCCTGATGCTGGCGCTGCAAGGCGACGCTGAAGCGAAGGGCGCGCAATTCGTCTTTCAGACCCGTGTGACCGGGATCGCGCCGCAGGGGGACGGCTATCAGGTCCGAACGGCGGGCGGCGACACGGTCTCTTGCGCTGCCGTCGTCAATTGCGCCGGCCACGGCGCCCATGAGATCGCGCGGCGGATCGAGACCTATCCCGCGGACCTGATTCCGCCGCGCTTCATGGCCAAGGGCAATTATTTCACGGTATCCGGCCGCACGCCCTTCTCACACCTCATCTATCCCATGCCAGTCGAGGGCGGCCTCGGCGTGCATGTGACCCTCGATCTCGGCGGACGGATGCGCCTTGGCCCCGATGTCCAGTGGGTGGACGAACTGGACTACACGCCGATGTCCGGCCAGGAAGAGGAATTTCGCGAGGCGGTGATGCGCTACTGGCCGGGAATCGAAAAACGCGAAATCGCCAGCGCCTATTGCGGCATCCGCCCCAAGATCACCGGCCCCGGCGCCGACAACGCCGACTTCCGCATCGACGGCCCGGAGTTGCACGGCATGGCGAATCTGGTGAACTTCTTCGGCATCGAATCCCCCGGTTTGACGTCCTCGCTGGCGCTTGCGGAACACGCGGCCAATCGCTTGTTTGAGCGATGA
- a CDS encoding IS3 family transposase (programmed frameshift), which yields MTGDNPKSEVLPGRERRRRRTSAEKLAIIAETMEPGMTVSLVARRHGIAPNQLFTWRRLANQGALTATQAEEDVVPASAYRALVDQVRELQRLLGKKSMEAEILKEALEVAVGFKKTDVAVVVAADAQSTGRFAMKAVCETLGVARSNVAARIAGGAAKRMGRPPLPEDDLLCEIKGIIAEQPSWGYARVWADLRRKRRAEGAAPVNRKRVYRVMRAHGLLLQRHAGGGENRRHDGKIAVLRSNLRWCSDGFEIACDNAEKVRVAFALDCCDREALGHVATTAGVKGEDIRDLMVSAVEYRFGPVNRLPSPIEWLTDNGSCYIAGDTKHFAREIGLEPLTTPVESPQSNGMAEAFVRTIKRDYARVSPLPDAETVIRLLPSWFEHYNTRHPHRALGYRSPREFIADRLAAEAGECLSET from the exons ATGACTGGTGACAATCCGAAGAGTGAGGTCCTGCCGGGCCGAGAACGACGGCGTCGGCGCACGTCGGCGGAGAAATTGGCGATCATTGCCGAGACGATGGAGCCGGGCATGACGGTTAGCCTTGTCGCGCGCCGTCACGGCATCGCCCCCAATCAGCTGTTCACCTGGCGGCGGCTGGCGAACCAAGGCGCCCTGACCGCGACGCAGGCCGAGGAGGACGTCGTTCCGGCGTCCGCCTACAGGGCTTTGGTCGACCAGGTGCGCGAACTGCAGCGCCTGCTCGGCAAGAAGTCGATGGAGGCCGAAATCCTCAAAGAGGCGCTTGAAGTCGCCGTAGGCT TCAAAAAAACGGATGTTGCGGTCGTTGTCGCTGCCGACGCTCAATCCACGGGACGGTTCGCGATGAAGGCCGTCTGCGAAACCCTCGGCGTCGCCCGCTCGAATGTCGCCGCGCGCATTGCCGGCGGCGCGGCCAAACGCATGGGCCGACCGCCCCTGCCGGAAGACGATCTGCTCTGCGAGATCAAGGGGATCATCGCCGAACAGCCGTCCTGGGGCTACGCCCGCGTGTGGGCCGACCTGCGCCGCAAAAGACGCGCCGAGGGCGCGGCGCCGGTCAACCGCAAGCGGGTTTATCGGGTGATGAGGGCGCACGGCCTGTTGCTTCAACGTCATGCCGGCGGCGGCGAAAACCGCCGGCATGACGGCAAGATCGCCGTTCTGCGCTCCAACCTGCGTTGGTGTTCCGACGGCTTCGAGATCGCTTGCGACAATGCCGAAAAAGTCCGCGTCGCCTTCGCGCTTGATTGCTGCGACCGGGAAGCCCTCGGCCATGTCGCCACGACGGCGGGCGTCAAGGGCGAGGACATCCGCGACCTGATGGTCAGCGCCGTCGAATATCGCTTTGGCCCGGTCAATCGCCTGCCCAGCCCGATCGAATGGCTGACCGACAACGGGTCTTGCTACATCGCTGGCGACACGAAACATTTTGCCCGCGAAATCGGCCTTGAGCCGCTGACCACGCCGGTCGAAAGCCCCCAATCGAATGGAATGGCCGAAGCCTTCGTCCGCACGATCAAACGCGATTACGCGCGCGTGTCGCCACTGCCGGACGCCGAAACCGTGATCCGCTTGCTGCCGTCGTGGTTCGAGCATTACAACACACGCCATCCGCATCGCGCGCTTGGCTATCGTTCACCCCGCGAGTTCATCGCGGATCGCTTGGCCGCCGAAGCCGGAGAGTGTCTGTCCGAAACTTAA
- a CDS encoding IS5 family transposase, giving the protein MPWSEADRAKYEVIRARYSSDMSEAELALISPLLPPPKRRGRKPTDAQIILNALFYLIRCGCPWRYLPKDFPPFTTVQNRFYAWRDSGVWAQIISVLVMDAREAESREAAPTAVVVDSQSVKTTEAGGPRGFDAGKKVKGRKRHLAVDTIGLPIECQITTADVQDRDALAPLLKAVHRKSPWVKMSFVDGGYQGDEAKRAAFEASRISITVVKRTDKEVKGFTVLPKRWVVERTLGWINRARRLSKDFEATIESALAWLQLALAFLLMRRLARAKASQN; this is encoded by the coding sequence ATGCCGTGGAGCGAGGCCGATCGCGCGAAGTATGAAGTCATTCGGGCGCGCTATTCAAGCGATATGTCGGAGGCCGAACTGGCGCTGATTTCGCCGCTGTTGCCGCCGCCCAAACGGCGCGGACGCAAGCCGACAGATGCCCAGATCATTCTCAACGCCTTGTTTTATTTGATCCGCTGCGGCTGCCCATGGCGATATCTGCCGAAGGATTTTCCGCCGTTCACGACCGTGCAAAACCGCTTCTACGCGTGGCGCGACAGCGGCGTGTGGGCGCAAATCATCAGCGTTCTCGTGATGGACGCCCGCGAAGCGGAAAGCCGTGAGGCCGCGCCGACGGCTGTCGTCGTCGACAGCCAATCTGTCAAGACGACGGAAGCCGGCGGCCCCCGTGGTTTCGATGCGGGCAAGAAGGTCAAGGGGCGCAAGCGCCATCTCGCCGTCGACACGATCGGTCTGCCCATCGAATGCCAGATCACGACCGCCGACGTGCAGGACCGCGACGCTCTCGCGCCGTTGCTGAAGGCCGTGCATCGCAAGAGCCCGTGGGTGAAAATGTCCTTCGTCGACGGGGGTTATCAGGGTGATGAAGCCAAGCGCGCAGCCTTCGAGGCGAGCCGCATTTCCATCACCGTCGTCAAGCGAACCGATAAAGAGGTGAAAGGATTTACGGTGCTGCCGAAACGCTGGGTCGTCGAAAGGACGCTCGGTTGGATCAATCGCGCGCGCCGTCTGTCAAAAGACTTCGAGGCGACCATCGAATCCGCCCTCGCGTGGCTGCAATTGGCCCTGGCTTTCCTTCTCATGCGAAGGCTGGCGAGGGCAAAAGCCAGTCAGAATTGA
- a CDS encoding efflux RND transporter permease subunit, which yields MMSKFFIERPVLANVLAIVLVVIGAVALYRLPVSEYPNVVPPTVQVTASYPGASAQTVLNTIALPIENQVNGVDHMLYMESTSAPDGTYVLTITFAIGTDPNIDQVLVQNRVQLALASLPEPVQAQGVNVQKKNTSILQFVTLSSPDNKYDALFLSNYATINLVDALARLPGVGNVKVIGAGEYAMRIWMDPGKLQSFNLDPSDVIKAIREQNQNIAAGQVGAPPAPKDVEFQYTIDVKSRLDQPEEFGSIVIKDQTAQGGRLIHLSDVARIELGSQTYSQEFRLNGKPAAGIAIYQTPDSNSLQVGKEVKALMDQMAKRFPQGLQYSIPYDTTIFVRDSIAEVYKTLYQAGILVLIVILVFLQNFRATLVPATTVPVTIIGAFAGMAALGFTVNLSTLFGIVLAIGIVVDDAIVIVEGVTKYIEQGMPGVPAAIKAMDELFGPIMGITLVLMSVFLPAAFVPGLTGNMFAQFALVIAATALISAINAATLKPTQCALWLRTPVPPEKRNFFFRAFNAIYDPMERGYANFIGKMVHRSGLMVIIALIVSGLGFWGLTRIPTAFIPIDDQGYLLVSLQLPEGAAMGRTSEALQKTAELARKIPGVDRVISVTGMSLLDNSADLFNAGAAWVMLKPFDERLKAKDEDLLSLYKKLSAALANLPDGQARVLPPPAIQGIGNAGGFQMQLELLGGNTNYEKLGKLTDAIVAAAAKEPSLQNVLTTYRNDAPRVTLTVDRDRAQQLRVPVGDVFSTLTDYVGSTYVNQFNKFGLSLQVYAQADSQFRLRPDNLLNLFVRSQDGNMVPLGAVAHLGTAVGPALNTLYNLYPSSTIVGGPARGFSSGQALATMEAIAKKILPSDVSFEWTGMSYQEKITGNQLYYVFGLSLLLVYLVLAGQYESWILPLAVLSAVPLALLGPVIALTSLGVANNLYTQIGLMLLIALSAKNGILIVEVARENRLLHGMSILDAAKEASRARFRPILMTSFAFILGVLPLVLATGAGANARRSLGISVFSGMIASTCLAVLFVPSFFAVLQRFEESRKAKKQPAPAAPAEPAAKEG from the coding sequence ATGATGTCAAAATTCTTCATCGAGCGTCCGGTGCTGGCCAATGTGCTGGCGATCGTGCTCGTCGTCATCGGCGCGGTGGCGCTCTACCGCCTGCCAGTCTCCGAATATCCCAATGTCGTCCCGCCCACGGTGCAGGTGACGGCGAGCTATCCCGGCGCCAGCGCCCAGACCGTGCTGAACACCATCGCGCTGCCGATCGAGAACCAGGTCAATGGCGTCGACCATATGCTTTATATGGAATCGACCAGCGCGCCGGACGGCACCTATGTCCTGACCATAACCTTCGCCATCGGCACCGATCCGAACATCGACCAGGTTCTGGTGCAGAACCGCGTCCAGCTCGCCTTGGCCTCGCTGCCGGAGCCGGTCCAGGCCCAGGGCGTCAACGTCCAGAAGAAGAACACCTCGATCCTGCAGTTCGTGACGCTAAGTTCGCCGGACAACAAATATGACGCGCTTTTCCTGAGCAATTACGCGACGATCAATCTCGTCGACGCCCTCGCCCGCCTGCCCGGCGTCGGCAATGTCAAGGTTATCGGCGCCGGCGAATATGCCATGCGCATCTGGATGGATCCGGGCAAGCTGCAGAGCTTCAACCTCGATCCGTCGGACGTGATCAAGGCGATCCGTGAGCAGAATCAGAATATCGCCGCCGGCCAGGTTGGCGCGCCGCCCGCGCCGAAAGACGTCGAATTCCAATATACGATCGACGTCAAGTCGCGCCTCGACCAGCCGGAGGAATTCGGCAGCATCGTCATCAAGGACCAGACCGCGCAGGGCGGAAGGCTGATCCATCTCAGCGACGTCGCGCGGATCGAACTCGGCTCGCAGACCTACTCCCAGGAGTTCCGCCTCAACGGCAAGCCCGCGGCGGGCATAGCCATCTACCAGACGCCGGATTCGAACTCGCTGCAGGTCGGCAAGGAAGTCAAGGCGCTGATGGACCAGATGGCCAAGCGCTTCCCCCAAGGCCTCCAATATTCAATCCCCTACGACACGACCATTTTCGTCCGGGACTCGATCGCCGAGGTCTACAAGACGCTTTATCAGGCCGGCATCCTCGTCCTGATCGTGATCCTGGTCTTCCTGCAAAATTTCCGCGCAACCCTGGTTCCGGCGACGACCGTCCCGGTCACGATCATCGGCGCCTTCGCCGGCATGGCGGCGCTCGGCTTCACCGTCAATCTGTCCACTCTGTTCGGCATCGTGCTGGCCATCGGCATCGTGGTGGACGACGCCATCGTCATCGTCGAGGGCGTGACCAAATATATCGAACAGGGCATGCCCGGCGTCCCGGCCGCGATCAAGGCAATGGACGAATTGTTCGGCCCGATCATGGGCATCACCCTCGTCCTGATGTCGGTGTTCCTGCCCGCGGCCTTCGTGCCCGGCCTCACCGGCAATATGTTCGCGCAATTCGCGCTGGTGATCGCAGCCACCGCGCTGATCTCCGCCATCAACGCCGCCACCCTCAAGCCGACCCAATGCGCGCTCTGGCTGCGTACGCCTGTCCCGCCGGAAAAGCGCAATTTCTTCTTTCGCGCCTTCAACGCCATCTACGATCCGATGGAGCGCGGCTACGCCAATTTCATCGGCAAAATGGTCCATCGCAGCGGGCTGATGGTCATCATCGCCCTGATCGTCTCCGGCCTCGGCTTCTGGGGTCTGACCCGCATTCCCACCGCCTTCATTCCGATCGACGACCAGGGCTATCTGCTGGTCTCGCTGCAATTGCCCGAAGGCGCCGCCATGGGCCGCACCAGCGAGGCGTTGCAGAAGACGGCCGAACTTGCCCGCAAAATTCCGGGCGTCGATCGCGTGATCAGCGTCACCGGCATGTCCCTGCTCGACAACAGCGCTGACCTGTTCAACGCCGGCGCCGCCTGGGTCATGCTCAAACCCTTCGACGAGAGGCTCAAGGCCAAGGACGAGGATCTGCTCTCGCTTTACAAAAAACTGTCGGCCGCCCTCGCCAATCTTCCCGACGGTCAGGCCCGCGTCTTGCCGCCGCCCGCGATCCAGGGCATCGGCAACGCCGGCGGCTTCCAGATGCAGCTCGAACTGCTCGGCGGCAACACCAATTATGAAAAGCTCGGCAAACTCACCGATGCGATCGTCGCCGCGGCCGCCAAAGAGCCCTCGCTGCAGAATGTCCTGACCACTTATCGCAACGATGCGCCGCGCGTGACCCTCACCGTTGACCGCGACCGCGCGCAGCAGCTCCGGGTCCCGGTCGGCGACGTCTTCTCGACGCTCACCGATTATGTCGGCTCGACCTATGTCAACCAGTTCAACAAATTCGGGCTGTCGCTGCAGGTCTATGCCCAGGCGGATTCGCAATTCCGCCTGCGTCCCGACAACCTGCTGAACCTTTTTGTCCGCAGCCAGGACGGCAACATGGTGCCGCTCGGCGCGGTCGCCCATCTGGGCACGGCGGTCGGCCCGGCCCTCAATACGCTTTATAATCTTTACCCGTCCTCGACCATCGTGGGCGGACCCGCGCGCGGCTTCAGCTCCGGCCAGGCTTTGGCCACGATGGAGGCCATCGCCAAGAAAATCCTGCCCAGCGACGTCAGCTTTGAATGGACCGGGATGTCGTATCAGGAGAAGATCACCGGCAACCAGCTCTATTATGTCTTCGGCCTGTCGCTGCTGCTGGTCTATCTCGTTCTCGCTGGCCAATATGAGAGCTGGATCCTGCCGCTTGCCGTGCTTTCGGCGGTGCCGCTCGCCCTGCTCGGCCCCGTCATCGCCCTCACCAGCCTTGGCGTCGCCAACAATCTCTATACCCAGATCGGCCTGATGCTGCTGATCGCGCTGTCAGCCAAGAACGGCATCCTGATCGTCGAAGTCGCGCGCGAGAACCGGCTGTTGCACGGCATGTCGATCCTCGACGCCGCCAAGGAAGCGTCCCGCGCCCGCTTCCGCCCGATCCTGATGACCTCCTTCGCCTTCATTCTCGGCGTGCTGCCGCTGGTGCTCGCTACCGGCGCCGGCGCCAATGCGCGGCGCTCGCTCGGCATCAGCGTGTTCAGCGGCATGATCGCCTCGACCTGCCTCGCCGTGCTGTTCGTGCCGTCGTTCTTTGCCGTGCTGCAGCGCTTCGAGGAATCGCGCAAGGCGAAGAAACAGCCCGCCCCCGCCGCTCCGGCCGAGCCGGCGGCGAAGGAAGGTTGA
- a CDS encoding ion channel: MNHQEKFHEFRKYYSDPTLSVLTVLLALLLFVAAPLQATLGFSFLPLGVAIILVMGAGVYILSGRWIILIPLAIAAVLRFALTLRREVQDLQHSHVYLIASLWLTLSVTFAVVVARAVYAAGTITVHRIVGAILVYLLISLVFASLYLFVGATFPGAFDNLTIADTPELGANVIYFSLTTLTSVGFGDITPVHPIARSLCNLESICGQLYPAILLARLVSLHLEQTK; this comes from the coding sequence ATGAACCACCAGGAAAAATTCCACGAATTCCGCAAGTACTACAGCGATCCGACGCTGAGCGTCCTGACCGTGCTTCTGGCGCTCCTGCTTTTTGTGGCCGCGCCACTCCAGGCGACGCTCGGCTTCTCTTTCCTGCCGCTCGGCGTGGCGATCATTCTGGTGATGGGGGCCGGCGTTTATATTCTCTCGGGGCGCTGGATCATTCTCATTCCCCTCGCGATCGCCGCCGTCCTGCGCTTCGCGTTGACGCTTCGGCGCGAAGTGCAGGACCTGCAGCATTCCCATGTCTATCTCATTGCGAGCCTGTGGCTGACCCTCTCGGTCACCTTCGCGGTCGTCGTCGCCCGCGCCGTTTACGCGGCCGGCACGATCACGGTCCATCGGATCGTCGGCGCCATTCTGGTCTATCTGCTGATCTCGCTCGTCTTCGCCTCGCTCTATCTCTTCGTCGGCGCAACCTTTCCCGGCGCCTTCGACAATCTGACCATAGCCGACACGCCGGAACTCGGCGCCAACGTGATCTATTTCAGCCTGACGACCCTCACCTCGGTCGGCTTCGGCGATATCACCCCCGTCCATCCGATCGCCCGCAGCCTGTGCAATCTCGAATCGATCTGCGGCCAGCTCTACCCGGCGATTCTGCTGGCGCGGCTGGTCTCGCTTCATCTGGAACAAACAAAATAG
- a CDS encoding efflux RND transporter periplasmic adaptor subunit, with protein sequence MKDVFRFSARRGLAPLWLAAALALFAAAAAPAAQAQAQSAPPQIPVMLPKMQTVSDTLEIVGNAAAINQVKLVARVPGYLEQIHFEDGAIVKKGDLLFTVQQDQYKAQLQQAQAQLEAQVVARDHAKLEVGRYTALLAKHATSQVEVDHWVFQEKTAEANIKAAQAQVAIAQLNLSYTEVRAPFDGQMGKHLIDAGNMVGASAQTAVLAEITQLNPIYVVANISSQQALQIRANLDQRRLTLAELHKVPIEAQLSDEKGFPHKGTVEYVAPAIDPTTGTLYVRGVLPNPTRTFLPGMFVKIRLPMGKIEKSALLVPQTALQEDQGGRYLLIVNDGNVVEKRYVQLGQTVGAMQTISDGLNRTDRIVVGELWRVSAGMTVTPKLTTAAQ encoded by the coding sequence ATGAAAGACGTCTTCCGCTTCTCCGCGCGCCGCGGACTTGCGCCTTTGTGGCTCGCAGCCGCCCTTGCCCTCTTCGCCGCCGCGGCGGCGCCCGCCGCCCAAGCGCAGGCGCAATCGGCGCCGCCGCAAATTCCGGTGATGCTGCCGAAGATGCAGACTGTCAGCGACACTCTGGAGATCGTCGGCAACGCAGCGGCGATCAACCAGGTCAAGCTGGTCGCGCGCGTGCCCGGCTATCTGGAGCAGATTCATTTCGAGGACGGCGCGATCGTCAAGAAGGGCGACCTGCTCTTCACCGTCCAGCAGGACCAGTACAAGGCCCAGCTCCAGCAGGCCCAGGCCCAACTCGAAGCGCAGGTCGTGGCGCGCGACCACGCCAAGCTGGAAGTCGGGCGCTACACCGCGCTGCTGGCGAAACACGCGACCTCGCAGGTCGAGGTCGATCATTGGGTGTTCCAGGAGAAGACCGCCGAGGCGAATATCAAGGCGGCGCAGGCGCAGGTCGCGATCGCCCAGCTCAATCTCAGCTACACGGAAGTGCGCGCGCCGTTCGACGGCCAGATGGGCAAGCACCTGATCGATGCCGGCAATATGGTCGGCGCCAGCGCCCAAACGGCCGTGCTCGCCGAGATCACCCAGCTCAATCCGATCTATGTCGTCGCCAATATCAGCTCGCAGCAGGCGTTGCAGATCCGCGCCAATCTCGACCAGCGCCGTCTGACCCTCGCCGAACTGCACAAGGTTCCGATCGAGGCCCAACTCTCCGACGAAAAAGGATTCCCGCACAAGGGAACGGTGGAATATGTCGCGCCCGCGATCGATCCCACCACCGGCACGCTCTATGTCCGCGGCGTTCTCCCCAATCCGACGCGGACCTTCCTGCCGGGCATGTTCGTCAAGATTCGCCTGCCGATGGGCAAAATCGAAAAGAGCGCCCTGCTGGTCCCGCAGACGGCTTTGCAGGAGGATCAGGGCGGCCGTTATCTGCTCATCGTCAATGACGGCAATGTCGTCGAAAAGCGTTATGTCCAGCTTGGCCAGACGGTCGGCGCGATGCAGACGATCAGCGACGGCCTCAACCGCACCGACCGCATCGTGGTCGGCGAATTGTGGCGCGTCTCGGCGGGCATGACGGTGACGCCGAAATTAACGACGGCCGCGCAATAG